The nucleotide sequence CCTTTAGGTTCCCGCCTTCGTTTGCGCCGTCACTGGGTCCGGCCGTGAAGTAGTCTCCGCCCGCCGGGAGGTAATCCTCGGCCGGGAGGTTGCCGGGGCCCGTTGCCGGCGGGAGGCAGGCATTCTCACTCAGGTGGCACAGCAGTGCCTGCTCAGGGGACCCCGGATGCGAGGCCAGGTGCTGCAGCAGCCGGTGCCGGGATTCCGACCGGACATCGGTGGTGGCGAGGATGTCCAGGATGAGTTCGATGACCTGGGCGCGCATCACTGTCCTGTCGATCGACCTCAGCGAGTCGCTGCAGAAGATCTCCAATGCTTCCGCCTCATCCTGGGCGCATCCCGGGCCGGTGGCAGTCTTCAGCCATTCGGGTTCACCAGGGGTGGGGACACTAGCGTCCATCGGGACCTCCGTGACGGTTCGCGTTTTCCGCCGGGAAAACGGCTTTGGCTGAAGGCATGCTTCTTTGCATGGTGCCAATGTGCGGCAGTGCTCCTGTGAAAAGCTCGGCGCGTGGACCCCTCGATGGGCCGTTCCGGGTGGAAACGGGGGGACCCATGATGCGAAAAGGCCTCTTCCTGCCTGTTTTGGGAGGAATTCCCCGGGAAGGTCCCGGCTTTTCATAAGGAAACTCTCGGGAATCCTGCGGCCGGCTTTGCCCTTGCCGGAGCTGTTCCGCCACCCGCGGTTGGCTTCCAACGCCGCCTTAACAAGCGTTGCGCAAGGGCGTAGCTTTGTTGGTGTTGGGACCCGTACCGGTCCTTCGCATCCTGCAATGGGGCCGGAAGCTGACAGGAGGTAACAGCGATGACCAACATTTTCAGGCGTGCCGGGGTGGACATCCCCGAACCGTTCCGCCGTTTCCTGGAGGGGGACATGGACGCCTGGCTCCGGGTGGAGGAATACCGCGAGGCCGGCTCCCTGGTGGTAAAGGCCGAAGCGGCGGGGATTGATCCAGACAATGATGTCGACATCACCCTGGCGGGCAGCCAGCTGCAGATCACCGTGCGGCGTGAGGAAAAAACGGAGCACAGGGAGAAGGAAGGTTACCGCTCGGAGTTCCGCTACGGCTCGTTTTCGCGGACCGTAAACCTTCCCGCCGCCGTGAACCAGGACGACATCCGGGCGTCGTACAACGACGGCGTTCTTGAGGTGCGCATTCCGCTGCCCGAGGAGCCTGCTGCCGGAGGCCGGAAAGTCCGGGTGTCCCGCGGTGCTGAAGCAGGCGGCGCCGAAACCCGCGGCACCGGAACCGGCGCGGCGGGAACCGGCGGGCCGTCACGGACCATGGGGGAGGATTCCGAAGGCCAGAGCTTTGGCGGACCCTAGCTGCCGGTCAGCCCTCGTAGTGGGTCTTTGCCGGGCCCTGGCCAAGGGAGTCGACGATTGACGTTGCCACGCTGTGCAGCTTGATGTTGCGGGTACTCGACGCTGCCTTGAGCAGGTCGAAGGCTTCTTCCTGGCTGCACCTGTTCTGCGCCATGATCACGCCGACGGCGACGTCGATGACGGTCCGGGTTTCCAGTGTGGCCTTGAGGTTTGCCGCCGCGTCGCTGTAGTGGGCGAAGCGCACGGCAAGCCTCAGTGCCATCGAAGTCTGGTTGACGAAGTCCTGGGCGAGTTCCAGGACGCGGCCTTCAAAGCGGCCCGGCCGGTGCGAGTAGAGGTTCAGGGCGGCCCGGGTCTCGCCCTCGAGGACGAACGGAATGGCGAGGATGGAACGGACGCCCTGTCCTAGGACCTTCTCGGCGTAGCTGGGCCAGCGGTCGTGGTTCTCGAGGTCCGTGATGTGGATGGTGACCTGGTCGCGCGACGCCGTCATGCAGGGCCCGTCGCCGAAGTCATACTGAATCTCGTCCATGGCCTGTGCCTCAGGGCTGCTGCTGGCCACGGTGGCCGCCTTCCGGTGCCGCAGCAGGGTCACGCCGCACAGAACCTCGTCCCCGGGTTCAGAGAGACTGCGCGCAGAAATCCGGGCAAGCTCGTGGAGGAATTCACCCACGTCGGAGCTGGTGAGCACCAGCTCGTTAAGGTGCTCGGTGATGGAGGCTTCAGGTTTTGCGGTCGACTCGCTGGCCACGATCTTTCGGTACCGTTTCGCTAGGGTCAAGACGAACCGGCGGGCGCGGTGCAGGTACCCCGTGGCGGGGGCGCATGGCAGCGAGCAAGGTGCCGGATCGAACAACAATCCAACGGCCTTCTGCTAAACCGTACCGAGAAAATATACACCAGTTCGTGCACGCAATATGACCGCTGTTGCGGCCCGGGCCCTAGGCTGAGGGAAGGTGCCCGGCAGCGGAAGCAGCCAGGACCATGGAACACTGCCGCCCGGGCGAGGGCCGGCAAACCAACGGGAGGAAATGCCGCAATGAGAATTGCCGTAACGGGAGGCAGCGGAAAGCTCGGGCAGAACGTGGTCCGCAGGCTGGTGGCGGACGGGCACTCGGTCCTCAACCTGGACCGCACCGGCAGCCGGAGCCCACACTTTGCCGCCGTCGATCTGCGCAATTACGGGCAGGTGGTGGATGTCATCCTCGGCCTGGACGACCGGCACCAGGGCTTCGACGCCGTCGTCCATCTGGGTGCCATCCCGGCTCCCGGCCTGGTGCCTGACGCCGCCACGTTCGAAAACAACATGCTGTCCACGTACAACGTGTTCCAGGCGGCCCGCAGGGCCGGCATCAAGAAAATCGTGTACGCCTCCAGTGAGACGGTGCTGGGACTGCCGTTCGACGTCGATCCTCCCTATATCCCGGTGGATGAGGAATATCCCGCGCGCCCGGAGAGCACCTACTCGCTGGTGAAGCATCTTGAGGAGCAGATGGCCATCCAGATGACGCGCTGGGACCAGGAGCTGAGCATCACCGGCCTCCGCTTCTCCAATGTCATGGACCCGGAGGACTACGAGGAGTTCCCGTCCTTCGACTCGGACGCCGCGCTGCGAAAGTGGAATCTCTGGGGCTACATCGATGCCCGCGACGGCGCCCAGGCAGTGGCGCGTGCCCTCGAATACCGCACGCCGGGCTTCGAGGCCTTCATCATCGCCAACGACGACACGGTCATGAGCCGCTCCAGTGCCAGCCTTGCAGCGGAGGTGTTCCCCCGGGTGAAGGTGACGAAGGAACTGGGCGAGCACGAAACCCTGCTGTCCATCGACAAGGCCAAGCGCCTCCTCGGCTACGCGCCCGAACACAGCTGGCGGACCTACCACTCCAACCGGACGACGCCCACGGAGGACTGAGCGCCGAGCCCGGGCTGAGCGCGAACGTACACTTGTGGCCCTTGGGAAGCGCTTCCCAAGGGCCCCAAGTGTACGTTCGCGCTTGACCCTGGACGCTGTCCTGGACGGGGAGGACGCGCGCGTGAATCAGGCAATGCGCCGTTAGGCGAAGCGGCAGGAGGGCCTTTGCTACTTGGAAGGCTGGGGCACTTCGCAGGTCAGCTTGGGGTTGGCGCCCATGTAGTTCAGCGGTCCGGCGGCGATGGTGATCGCCACGGTTCCGGCCTCCGTGCAGGAGTCCGGGGAACCGCCGAAGTAGCCGCGCTGGAATGCGGCAAAAACGCCGATGATGAGCCAGATGACCACAAGCAGTCCGATGATCCTCACGGCAGCCTCCGTAGCCCCGTTGCCACTTGAATGTGTGACCAATTATCCACCGCGTCCGTCATTCAGGACAGGGCTACCGGAACGGGTCTATCGGTTTTGCGCCTAACTGGGCTCAGTGGTGTCTACGGGAGTTTCCTCGACGTCCGGGGTCTCCTCCGCCGTGGCGATCTGGTCATCGGTGGGTGTGCCGGTCTGCGTGCCGCCTGGGGCGCCATTCCTGCCCTCCTCCGGTTCGAACGTGTTCGGCTCACCCGCACCCACCGCGACGCCGGTGCCGGAATCCGGAACGCCGTCCCCCTGCGTCTGCGGTGACGTTCCGCTGTTCTGGTCTTCCTGGCCGGTTCCTTCAGTGCTCATGTCGTCTCCTGAGACCTCGTGGGCTGGAAGTTTTACCGTAACAGCGGGGGAGGACATCCGTAAGGGGTCCGGGTTCCTGCCGCCCGGCGCCGAACAGGGATAACCTTCAGTTCTAGACACTTTCCCTCAGCGCACAGGCGGTCTTTCAGGTGGCAGATGAATCAGTGAGCAAACAGGGACGGTGGCGGGTTTTCCACGACAAGTTCGTGGTGGAAGAACGCTACATGGAACCCGGCGCGAGAAAAGCGCTCTACGTGACGGCGATCGTGCTCGCTGTGGTGGGGGCCGCCGTATTCTTTGTGACGCTGTCCGGCGTCCTGGAACGTGACGGCCTGGCCAGCGCCGACGATGCGGCGCAGCGCTGGCTCCTGACCACGCGCTCGGAGGTCCTGACCGTCGTCATGATTGTCCTCGCCGTCATCTTCGGCCCCGTGGCGCTGCCCATCATCGTCCTTGTGGTCACGGTGGCGTGGGGCATCCTGGCCAAGCATGCCTGGCGGCCCATTCTGCTGGCGTCGGCAATGCTGACAGGCGTGGGTCTGGCCCAGCTAGTCGGCAGGACCGTGGGGCGGGAACGCCCTCCCGTGGACCAGATGCTGTTCGGTGCCGACCACACTTTTTCTTTTCCGTCCGGTCACGTGCTGGGCGCCTCGGACTTCCTGCTGGTCACCACGTTCCTGGTCTTTTCCCGCCACCGGAAGCCCAAGGCCGCGGTCATAGCCTTTGCCTGCGCCATTATCGGCATCGTCCTGTCCGCGATCAGCCGGCTGTACCTCGGCTACCACTGGGTGAGCGACTCCGTGGCATCCGTTGCCCTCTCGCTGGTGGTCCTCGGCGCGGTGATCGCAGTGGACACCTGGCGCACCGCCCGGATACCCGGGGAAGAGGTTACGGGGGAGCTGTCGAAGGCGGACACCCAGGACTAGGCATGGCCACTGAAGCCGATGTCCGCAGGTTGTGCCTTGCCCTGCCGGGCGTGACTGAGCGCGCCAGCTGGAACCAGCCGGCCTGGTTCGCCAGGACCCTGATGGCCCGGATCTGGGAACCGGGCGTGCTTACGGTCAAGACAGCAGAGCGCGAGGCTCTCGCCGGAACGGATCCGGACACCTACTTCTGGACGCCGCACCATGAGCGGTCACCCCGGCTGGTCCTGGTCCGGCTTTCCAGGGTCGACGGCGGCCGGCTCGCCGAACTGCTCGAAGATTCCTTCCTGCTGGCCGGCGGGCGGCTATAGCCCTCAGGCTTCGCCGTCCTGGCTGGCAGACCCTGCTGGCAGGTCGCCGTCGTCGGTGCCAGCTCCACTGCCGGTGCCGGCTTCAGTCCCGCGGGCGCGGGCGCGCTTGAGCTGCCGCCGCAGCCGGGCATTGTCCATTTCCAGTTCGAGCACCTTCGCCACGCCAGCGAGGTTGAGCCCCTCGTCCAGGAGCTCGGCGATGCGCCGGAGGACCGCCAGGTCGGCTTCGCTGTACTGGCGGGTGCCGCCCTCCGTCCTTTCCGGGGTCAGCAGTCCGCGGCGCTCATAGAGCCGGATGTTCTGCTGGCCCGTTCCCACCAGCTCCGCCACCACGGAAATCGCGTAAAGCCCGCGCCCGGCGCTGTCCCGGTTGCCCATATGGTTCCCCATCCAGATTTCCTGATTTTCCTCTTGCACCAGTTTGGCACCGGTGCTATAAAAAATCTATATCCACCACCATAGGTAAACACGGTGGATAGCCAACCTACATGCTGAAGGGAGTGGGAAATGATGCTAATCCGTACTGACCCGTTCCGTGAGCTGGACCGGCTCACACAGCAGGTCTTCGGAACAGCAGCCCGTCCGGCAGCCATGCCGATGGACGCGTGGCAGGAAGACGGGGAGTTTGTGGTGGCCTTTGACCTGCCCGGAGTTTCACCGGACGCCGTGGATCTGAACGTTGAAAGGAACGTCCTGACTGTCCGGGCCGAACGCCGTGACGCCACCCAGCCCAACGTCGAACTGGTGGTGTCCGAGCGGCCGCGCGGCGTCTTCAGCCGCCAGCTCATTCTCGGTGACACCCTGGACGCAGACAACATCAAGGCCAGCTACGACCTTGGCGTCCTGACGCTACGGATTCCGGTTGCCGAGCAGGCAAAGCCACGGAAGATCGAGATCGAAAGCAAGGGCCAGCTGCACCAGATCGAAACGTAGCCGGCCGCCGTGCAGGCAGGGGCGGCCTGCGGTTTCCAGCCGGATTCCGCCAGGCCGCCCAGCCGCGCCCATCAACAAAAGTTCCTTCCAACTGCCAGGCTTCAGTCATGACCAGCCCCTCACCGGACTACTATGCGGTGCTGCAGGTTCCGCAGGCGGCGTCGCAGCAGGAAATCGCCCGCGCCTACCGCACCCAAATGCGCCGCCACCATCCGGATGTTGCCAGCGGTGAAGGGGTGCCGGCCGAACTGCAGCTCGTCATGCAGGCCTTCGCCGTGCTCCGGGACCCGAAACGCCGTGCGGCCTACGACCGGGAGGTCCTTGCCGCCGCTGCACGTGAACCTGCCGGCGCCCAACCATCCGCCAGCAAAGCACAGGACATTCCCGTCCACGTGGTCCGCCACCGGGAGCCGCCGCTGCGCGTCACACCAGTCCGGTGGGAGAGCGGGCCGTGGGCCTGAACCCGATCCGTATGCCAGAGGAGAACCACAGCCATGAGCGATTGGCGCCGCTATGACTCCCACCTGATCCCGGCCTTCCATGAGCGCTTCGAACAGCGCTGGGGCAAGGGAACAGCGCCGTTCCTGGATCCCGAGGCCCACGAGGAGCCGATGCCCCGCGCGCAGTGGATCAACCCCGCCACCGGTGCCGCCCTGGCCGTGGTGCCCGTCTGGTCGGACGACGACCAGCAGC is from Arthrobacter sp. QXT-31 and encodes:
- a CDS encoding Hsp20/alpha crystallin family protein gives rise to the protein MTNIFRRAGVDIPEPFRRFLEGDMDAWLRVEEYREAGSLVVKAEAAGIDPDNDVDITLAGSQLQITVRREEKTEHREKEGYRSEFRYGSFSRTVNLPAAVNQDDIRASYNDGVLEVRIPLPEEPAAGGRKVRVSRGAEAGGAETRGTGTGAAGTGGPSRTMGEDSEGQSFGGP
- a CDS encoding GAF and ANTAR domain-containing protein; its protein translation is MASESTAKPEASITEHLNELVLTSSDVGEFLHELARISARSLSEPGDEVLCGVTLLRHRKAATVASSSPEAQAMDEIQYDFGDGPCMTASRDQVTIHITDLENHDRWPSYAEKVLGQGVRSILAIPFVLEGETRAALNLYSHRPGRFEGRVLELAQDFVNQTSMALRLAVRFAHYSDAAANLKATLETRTVIDVAVGVIMAQNRCSQEEAFDLLKAASSTRNIKLHSVATSIVDSLGQGPAKTHYEG
- a CDS encoding NAD-dependent epimerase/dehydratase family protein, translating into MRIAVTGGSGKLGQNVVRRLVADGHSVLNLDRTGSRSPHFAAVDLRNYGQVVDVILGLDDRHQGFDAVVHLGAIPAPGLVPDAATFENNMLSTYNVFQAARRAGIKKIVYASSETVLGLPFDVDPPYIPVDEEYPARPESTYSLVKHLEEQMAIQMTRWDQELSITGLRFSNVMDPEDYEEFPSFDSDAALRKWNLWGYIDARDGAQAVARALEYRTPGFEAFIIANDDTVMSRSSASLAAEVFPRVKVTKELGEHETLLSIDKAKRLLGYAPEHSWRTYHSNRTTPTED
- a CDS encoding phosphatase PAP2 family protein, coding for MEPGARKALYVTAIVLAVVGAAVFFVTLSGVLERDGLASADDAAQRWLLTTRSEVLTVVMIVLAVIFGPVALPIIVLVVTVAWGILAKHAWRPILLASAMLTGVGLAQLVGRTVGRERPPVDQMLFGADHTFSFPSGHVLGASDFLLVTTFLVFSRHRKPKAAVIAFACAIIGIVLSAISRLYLGYHWVSDSVASVALSLVVLGAVIAVDTWRTARIPGEEVTGELSKADTQD
- a CDS encoding MmcQ/YjbR family DNA-binding protein → MATEADVRRLCLALPGVTERASWNQPAWFARTLMARIWEPGVLTVKTAEREALAGTDPDTYFWTPHHERSPRLVLVRLSRVDGGRLAELLEDSFLLAGGRL
- a CDS encoding MerR family transcriptional regulator, which translates into the protein MGNHMGNRDSAGRGLYAISVVAELVGTGQQNIRLYERRGLLTPERTEGGTRQYSEADLAVLRRIAELLDEGLNLAGVAKVLELEMDNARLRRQLKRARARGTEAGTGSGAGTDDGDLPAGSASQDGEA
- a CDS encoding Hsp20/alpha crystallin family protein, with amino-acid sequence MLIRTDPFRELDRLTQQVFGTAARPAAMPMDAWQEDGEFVVAFDLPGVSPDAVDLNVERNVLTVRAERRDATQPNVELVVSERPRGVFSRQLILGDTLDADNIKASYDLGVLTLRIPVAEQAKPRKIEIESKGQLHQIET
- a CDS encoding J domain-containing protein, with the translated sequence MTSPSPDYYAVLQVPQAASQQEIARAYRTQMRRHHPDVASGEGVPAELQLVMQAFAVLRDPKRRAAYDREVLAAAAREPAGAQPSASKAQDIPVHVVRHREPPLRVTPVRWESGPWA